Proteins encoded in a region of the Bradyrhizobium sp. CB3481 genome:
- a CDS encoding thiolase domain-containing protein codes for MTIKGKAYIAGIYEHPTRHAPDKSTAQLHAEVAKGAIEDAGLTKDDIDGYFMAGDAPGGLWPMVDYLGLNTKKLRHVDSTETGGCSYLIHLGHAAEAIAAGKCSVALVTLAGKPRTGPMPARAAGAEADFEAAYGATTHNAYGMCAMRHMHDYGTTSEQLAWIKVAASHHAQYNPHAMLKEVVTVEDVINSPMISDPLHRMDCCVVTDGGGAMIVTTPEIAKSLKKPLVRLIGHGEAMKGPRGGKDLDLTYSAGVWSGPRAFEEAGVAPKDIKYASIYDSFTITVLMQLEDLGFCKKGEGGKFVADGNLISGVGKLPFNTDGGGLCSNHPVNRGGMTKVLEAVRQLRGEAHPKVQVPNCDLAIAHGTGGLLGVRHAASTCILERV; via the coding sequence TTGACTATCAAGGGCAAAGCCTACATCGCCGGGATCTATGAGCATCCCACCCGGCACGCACCCGATAAATCCACCGCACAGCTCCATGCCGAGGTCGCCAAAGGCGCGATCGAGGATGCCGGCCTGACCAAGGACGACATCGACGGCTACTTCATGGCCGGCGATGCGCCGGGCGGGCTGTGGCCGATGGTCGATTATCTCGGCCTCAACACGAAAAAACTCCGCCATGTCGATTCCACCGAGACCGGCGGCTGTTCCTATCTGATCCATCTCGGCCACGCTGCCGAGGCGATCGCCGCCGGCAAATGCTCGGTGGCGCTGGTGACGCTCGCCGGCAAGCCGCGCACCGGCCCGATGCCGGCGCGCGCGGCCGGAGCGGAGGCCGATTTCGAGGCCGCCTATGGCGCGACCACCCACAACGCCTACGGCATGTGTGCCATGCGCCACATGCACGACTACGGCACTACCAGCGAGCAGCTCGCCTGGATCAAGGTCGCGGCTTCCCACCACGCCCAGTACAACCCGCATGCGATGCTGAAGGAGGTTGTTACGGTCGAGGACGTCATCAACTCGCCGATGATTTCCGATCCGTTGCATCGCATGGATTGCTGCGTCGTCACCGATGGCGGCGGTGCGATGATCGTGACCACGCCGGAGATCGCCAAGAGCCTGAAGAAGCCGCTGGTGCGCCTGATCGGCCATGGCGAGGCGATGAAGGGCCCGCGCGGCGGCAAGGATCTCGATCTCACTTATTCCGCCGGCGTCTGGTCCGGCCCGCGTGCATTCGAGGAAGCGGGCGTAGCGCCGAAGGACATCAAATACGCTTCGATCTATGACAGTTTCACCATCACGGTGCTGATGCAGCTCGAAGACCTCGGCTTCTGCAAGAAGGGCGAGGGCGGCAAGTTCGTCGCCGACGGCAATCTCATTTCGGGCGTCGGCAAGCTGCCGTTCAACACCGACGGCGGCGGCCTCTGCAGCAACCATCCGGTCAACCGCGGCGGCATGACGAAAGTCCTCGAAGCCGTCAGGCAATTGCGCGGCGAAGCGCATCCGAAAGTGCAGGTGCCAAATTGCGATCTCGCGATCGCGCACGGCACCGGCGGACTCCTTGGCGTGCGTCACGCCGCCTCGACCTGCATTCTGGAGCGCGTGTGA
- a CDS encoding Zn-ribbon domain-containing OB-fold protein, protein MAEAKKYPAPVTNPETAPFWEAAKAGKFIIKRCTACGERHYFPRSICPFCASDKTEWEEASGEATIYTYSLMRKSPTGPYAIAYVTLKEGPSLQTNIVDCDLEKLKIGQKVKLVWKPTEGAPLPFFTAA, encoded by the coding sequence ATGGCTGAAGCAAAGAAGTATCCAGCACCGGTGACCAATCCGGAAACCGCGCCGTTCTGGGAAGCGGCGAAGGCCGGCAAGTTCATCATCAAGCGCTGCACCGCCTGCGGCGAGCGGCACTATTTCCCGCGCTCGATCTGCCCGTTCTGCGCCTCCGACAAGACCGAGTGGGAGGAGGCGTCCGGCGAAGCGACGATCTACACCTATAGCCTGATGCGGAAGTCACCGACCGGTCCGTACGCGATCGCCTATGTCACGCTGAAGGAAGGCCCGTCGCTGCAGACCAACATCGTCGACTGCGATCTGGAAAAACTGAAGATCGGCCAGAAGGTGAAGCTGGTGTGGAAGCCGACGGAAGGCGCGCCATTGCCGTTCTTCACCGCGGCCTAA
- a CDS encoding MaoC/PaaZ C-terminal domain-containing protein, producing MPINYEQLMALKNLGQKYAYTDREVMLYAYGIGMGADPMDEKELAYVNEGTFTPRPLKVVPTFASVAAWGSNPGEMNLNRVMVVDGERDITFHRPLPSAAKITADSTVLDVFDKGKDKGAVIRHQTVLKDENGEKLATLVASRFARGDGGFGGPSEGQPEPHKVPERAPDKIVDITTRPDQALVYRLCGDRNPLHSDPEFARKAGFPRPILHGMCTYGITCRGVLQTYADYDPSAFKQHVARFSSPVYPGETVTMELWKDGNIVSFEAKVKARGVTVIKSGKTVLG from the coding sequence ATGCCGATCAACTACGAACAACTGATGGCCCTGAAAAACCTCGGCCAGAAATATGCCTATACCGACCGCGAGGTGATGCTCTACGCCTACGGCATCGGTATGGGCGCCGATCCGATGGACGAAAAAGAACTCGCCTATGTCAACGAGGGCACCTTCACCCCGCGTCCGCTGAAGGTGGTGCCGACCTTCGCGTCAGTCGCGGCTTGGGGCTCGAATCCCGGCGAGATGAATCTGAACCGCGTGATGGTGGTCGACGGCGAGCGCGACATCACCTTCCACAGGCCGTTGCCGAGTGCGGCGAAGATCACCGCCGACTCGACCGTGCTCGACGTGTTCGACAAGGGCAAAGACAAGGGCGCCGTCATCCGTCACCAGACCGTGCTGAAGGACGAGAACGGAGAGAAGCTGGCAACACTGGTCGCCTCGCGCTTCGCCCGCGGCGACGGCGGCTTTGGCGGGCCTTCGGAAGGCCAGCCCGAACCGCACAAGGTGCCGGAGCGCGCGCCGGACAAGATCGTCGACATCACGACGCGGCCGGACCAGGCGCTGGTCTACCGCCTGTGCGGCGACCGCAATCCGCTGCACTCCGATCCCGAGTTTGCGAGGAAGGCCGGCTTCCCGCGGCCGATCCTGCACGGCATGTGCACCTACGGCATCACCTGCCGCGGCGTGCTGCAGACCTACGCCGACTACGATCCATCCGCCTTCAAGCAGCACGTCGCGCGCTTCTCCTCGCCGGTCTATCCCGGCGAGACCGTGACGATGGAATTGTGGAAGGACGGCAACATCGTCTCGTTCGAAGCCAAGGTGAAGGCGAGGGGCGTGACGGTGATCAAGAGCGGGAAGACGGTGCTGGGATAG
- a CDS encoding SDR family oxidoreductase, translating into MGLLDGKVAIITGAGGGLGEAYAKLFAREGAAVVVNDLGGPRDGSGADVSMAQKVVNAIKEEGGRAVANGADISTIAGGQSVFDDAIKNFGRADILVNNAGILLDETFAKAKEANWDKVIKVHLKGTFCCTQPVFKWMRENGGGVIVNTSSTSGLIGNFGQSNYGAAKGGIWGLSNVLAIEGRKYNIRIWTLAPGALTRMTADLPRYKENPGAALGPDGIAPAVLYMVSDLSGDQTGKVLGVSGPRGVREMRMMEMEGWKPPFTGWKAEDIVTHAKEIFFSEEQIKMGARRF; encoded by the coding sequence ATGGGATTACTCGACGGCAAGGTCGCCATCATCACCGGCGCCGGCGGCGGGCTCGGTGAAGCCTATGCAAAGCTATTCGCGCGCGAGGGCGCGGCGGTTGTGGTCAACGATCTCGGCGGGCCGCGCGACGGCTCCGGCGCCGACGTGTCGATGGCGCAGAAGGTGGTCAATGCGATCAAAGAAGAGGGCGGCCGCGCGGTCGCCAACGGCGCGGACATCTCGACCATCGCGGGCGGGCAATCGGTGTTCGACGACGCCATCAAGAATTTCGGCCGCGCCGACATCTTGGTGAACAATGCCGGCATCCTGCTCGACGAGACGTTTGCGAAAGCCAAGGAAGCCAACTGGGACAAGGTGATCAAGGTGCACCTCAAGGGCACCTTCTGCTGCACCCAGCCGGTGTTCAAATGGATGCGCGAAAACGGCGGCGGCGTCATCGTCAACACGTCCTCGACGTCGGGCCTGATCGGCAATTTCGGCCAGAGCAATTACGGCGCCGCCAAGGGCGGTATCTGGGGACTGTCGAACGTGCTGGCGATCGAGGGCCGCAAGTACAACATCCGGATCTGGACGCTCGCCCCGGGCGCGCTGACCCGCATGACCGCCGACCTGCCGCGCTACAAGGAAAATCCCGGCGCGGCGCTCGGCCCTGACGGCATCGCCCCGGCGGTGCTCTACATGGTCAGCGATCTCTCGGGCGACCAGACCGGCAAGGTGCTCGGCGTCTCCGGCCCGCGCGGCGTGCGCGAGATGCGGATGATGGAGATGGAAGGCTGGAAGCCGCCGTTCACGGGCTGGAAGGCCGAGGATATCGTGACCCACGCCAAGGAGATCTTTTTCTCCGAAGAGCAGATCAAGATGGGCGCGCGTAGGTTCTGA
- a CDS encoding GNAT family N-acetyltransferase, protein MLALRPARPEEGAELTELCLRSKAVWGYDDAFMAACRKELTLTPASIRASQVQVAELDGRLAGIAEVKSAGRTAQLEKLFVEPAMLRTGTGRRLLDWAKAAARAAGATALVIEADPDAAEFYRRMGAVDDGLVPSGSIPGRLIPRLNLLL, encoded by the coding sequence ATGCTCGCATTGCGGCCCGCGCGCCCCGAGGAAGGTGCAGAGCTCACCGAGCTGTGCCTGCGCTCCAAGGCGGTGTGGGGCTATGACGATGCGTTCATGGCGGCGTGCCGCAAGGAGCTCACGTTGACGCCGGCCAGCATCCGGGCGTCGCAGGTGCAGGTGGCCGAACTCGACGGCCGCCTCGCCGGGATCGCCGAGGTGAAATCCGCAGGCCGCACAGCCCAGCTCGAAAAGCTGTTCGTCGAGCCGGCCATGCTCCGGACCGGAACGGGCCGAAGGCTGCTCGATTGGGCCAAGGCGGCAGCCCGCGCCGCGGGCGCCACGGCGCTGGTCATCGAGGCGGACCCCGATGCCGCCGAATTTTACCGCCGCATGGGGGCGGTTGATGACGGCCTTGTTCCATCGGGCTCGATCCCCGGCAGGCTGATTCCGCGGCTCAATCTGCTGCTTTGA
- a CDS encoding dihydrodipicolinate synthase family protein — translation MKLTAQAAGTFAIAPTPFHEDGRIDEKSIDRLTDFYAEVGCDGVTVLGILGEAPKLDAAEAEQVAVRFVKRAKNMQIIVGVSAPGFASMRSLAKASMDAGAAGVMIAPPPHLRTDDQITGYFKQAQEAIGDEIPWVLQDYPLTLNVIFTPAVIRKIVMDSPSCVMLKHEDWPGLEKITTLRNFQKDGSLRPLSILVGNGGLFLDFEMERGADGAMTGYAFPELLIDVVKLSKAGKRDAAHDLFDAHLPLIRYEQQPGAGLSVRKYVLQKRGIISSSAQRKPGATITATAKAEVDYLLSRVARVDRRANLQPQSSAAG, via the coding sequence ATGAAGCTCACCGCCCAGGCCGCAGGCACCTTTGCGATCGCCCCGACGCCGTTCCACGAGGACGGCCGGATCGACGAGAAATCGATCGACCGGCTAACCGATTTCTACGCCGAAGTCGGCTGCGACGGCGTCACCGTACTCGGCATTCTGGGTGAGGCGCCGAAGCTCGACGCAGCCGAGGCGGAGCAGGTCGCGGTTCGCTTCGTCAAGCGCGCCAAGAACATGCAGATCATCGTCGGCGTCTCGGCGCCGGGTTTTGCCTCAATGCGCTCGCTCGCGAAAGCATCGATGGATGCCGGCGCCGCCGGCGTCATGATCGCGCCGCCGCCGCATTTGCGCACCGACGATCAGATCACGGGCTATTTCAAGCAGGCGCAGGAAGCGATCGGCGACGAGATTCCCTGGGTGCTGCAGGATTATCCGCTGACGCTCAACGTCATCTTCACCCCGGCCGTGATCCGCAAGATCGTGATGGATTCACCGTCCTGCGTGATGCTCAAGCATGAGGACTGGCCGGGCCTGGAGAAGATCACGACGCTGCGCAACTTCCAGAAGGACGGCTCGCTGCGGCCGCTCTCGATCCTGGTCGGCAATGGCGGCCTGTTCCTCGATTTTGAGATGGAGCGCGGCGCCGACGGCGCCATGACCGGTTACGCTTTCCCGGAACTGTTGATCGACGTCGTCAAGCTGTCGAAGGCCGGCAAGCGCGACGCGGCGCACGACCTGTTCGATGCGCATCTGCCGCTGATCCGCTACGAGCAGCAGCCGGGTGCGGGACTTTCCGTACGCAAATACGTGCTGCAGAAGCGCGGCATCATTTCCTCCAGCGCGCAGCGCAAGCCCGGCGCAACGATCACGGCGACTGCGAAGGCTGAGGTCGACTATCTGTTGTCGCGCGTGGCGCGCGTCGACCGCCGCGCCAATCTGCAACCCCAATCCAGCGCGGCGGGTTAG
- a CDS encoding NUDIX hydrolase, translated as MAETVAPRPASTILLLRDSAERKEIEVFMMVRHYEIDFNSGALVFPGGSVDKGDKEIIANPALYSGGEGLDEVTLSFRIAAIRETFEESGILLARPKGSQALVEARRASEIEAAHRADLCDGKITFLKVLADNGMVLALDELVPYAHWITPEGMPKRFDTWFFLAAAPPEQVGAHDGKESTDSIWVSPREALEGGETGRFKLPFPTTRNLIKLGKHASVASALDDSRGKSIVTVTPVMTRNNGGRQLRIPIEAGYDGDVFEVGSVG; from the coding sequence ATGGCTGAAACCGTCGCCCCGCGCCCTGCCTCCACCATCCTGCTGCTGCGCGACAGCGCCGAGCGCAAGGAGATCGAGGTCTTCATGATGGTTCGCCATTATGAGATCGACTTCAATTCCGGCGCGCTGGTGTTTCCCGGCGGCAGCGTCGACAAGGGCGACAAGGAGATCATCGCGAACCCTGCGCTCTATTCGGGCGGCGAGGGGCTCGATGAGGTCACGCTCAGCTTCCGCATCGCCGCGATCCGTGAAACGTTTGAGGAAAGCGGCATCTTGCTGGCGCGGCCGAAGGGATCGCAGGCGCTGGTCGAGGCCAGGCGCGCCAGCGAGATCGAAGCGGCGCATCGTGCCGACCTCTGCGACGGCAAGATCACCTTCCTGAAGGTGCTCGCCGACAACGGCATGGTGCTGGCGCTCGATGAGCTCGTACCCTATGCGCACTGGATCACGCCGGAGGGCATGCCGAAGCGGTTCGACACCTGGTTCTTCCTCGCCGCCGCGCCGCCCGAACAGGTCGGCGCCCATGACGGCAAGGAATCCACCGACTCGATCTGGGTCTCGCCGCGCGAGGCGCTGGAAGGCGGCGAGACCGGGCGCTTCAAGCTGCCGTTCCCGACCACGCGCAACCTGATCAAGCTCGGCAAGCACGCGAGCGTGGCGTCGGCGCTCGATGACTCCAGAGGCAAATCGATCGTCACGGTGACGCCGGTCATGACCAGGAACAATGGCGGCCGGCAGCTCCGCATTCCGATCGAGGCGGGCTACGACGGCGACGTGTTCGAGGTCGGCTCGGTCGGCTGA
- a CDS encoding EamA family transporter: MGKEQHTGIASELALLLVLATLWGASYTFLKVAVATIPPVTLIAGRTLIAGLLLIAIMRWRGIALPADAANWRRFLFQACLNSVIPWTMVAWGTRALDAGVATILNSTAPIFTFFLTFAITRHEPVTFRKLVGVAAGMLGICLIVGVQALAGLGEQLAAQIVLLLAAVCYAGAAIFGRAFRDLDPMTPAAGSLLCGAAVLIPLSVVVDRPWTLAPSTNSLLALLGLAVFSTAFAFVIYFRLIQTLGSVGATAQAYLRVPIGVAVGVLFLGEQLSPTVWIGLGCVVVGVAAMTIPARKSPRAAA; encoded by the coding sequence ATGGGTAAGGAGCAGCATACGGGTATCGCGAGCGAACTGGCGCTGCTGCTGGTGCTCGCGACGCTGTGGGGCGCTTCCTACACATTCCTGAAGGTGGCGGTGGCAACGATCCCGCCGGTCACGCTGATTGCAGGCCGCACCCTGATCGCCGGACTGCTGCTGATCGCGATCATGCGCTGGCGCGGGATTGCCTTGCCGGCGGATGCCGCGAACTGGCGGCGCTTCCTGTTCCAGGCCTGTCTCAACAGCGTCATTCCCTGGACCATGGTGGCCTGGGGCACCCGAGCGCTGGATGCCGGGGTCGCAACCATCCTGAACTCGACGGCGCCGATCTTCACGTTCTTCCTGACCTTCGCGATCACCCGCCACGAGCCGGTGACGTTTCGTAAGCTGGTCGGCGTCGCCGCGGGGATGCTGGGCATCTGTCTGATCGTCGGCGTGCAGGCGCTGGCGGGGCTGGGCGAGCAACTGGCCGCGCAGATCGTCCTGTTGCTGGCCGCCGTCTGCTACGCGGGAGCGGCGATCTTCGGCCGCGCCTTCAGGGATCTCGATCCGATGACGCCGGCCGCGGGATCGCTGCTCTGCGGCGCCGCGGTCCTGATCCCGCTGAGCGTGGTGGTGGACCGGCCATGGACGCTGGCGCCGTCGACGAATTCGCTCCTGGCGCTATTGGGGCTCGCGGTGTTCTCCACGGCATTCGCCTTCGTGATCTACTTCCGTCTGATCCAGACGCTTGGTTCGGTCGGCGCTACCGCGCAGGCCTATCTGCGCGTGCCGATCGGCGTCGCGGTGGGGGTGCTGTTCCTCGGCGAGCAGCTCAGCCCGACGGTCTGGATCGGGCTTGGCTGCGTCGTCGTCGGTGTCGCCGCGATGACGATCCCCGCGCGCAAGTCGCCCCGCGCCGCCGCCTGA
- a CDS encoding PAS domain S-box protein, with protein sequence MTAETPNSTPPRSFSLSIGQLTFGSFMLVLAVIIITSTASVIAIRHIDSTFAELQRLQAVGDLAEDIDRRMNELRLAARDFVTDPGNQSLQVGEAATALGEVLKKTRLELAPEQQDMIDGVTERLSTYRSGIERISALINRRAEMIVALPPLREQFDAAIAESTDLHLAASLSQTQSRIASALLAHNPSAAEQAAESMRSMTIADPKLRGIVDDYALAIANISIRERQISDIDREVLGAEGRLIQRVTELLRDVSERRGRVLSRDFARTLSEAKWQSIVLGTAGVLIGLFASLLVVRRTVRPLAAIAGSIRAVAGGEKNASIPATDVDNEIGDIARAAEVFRQTLVDADAAREAAVRALAEQRLAEESYRKLFESSVDGIYVTTPSGALLNANPALARMMGYAAPQDLMSGIGDIAEGVYVHPEARAEYERLMQRDGMVREYEYQVRTRTGSVLWLSDSASAVHNEAGVIIRYEGTVRDITDQKRAEDAIAEGRRLLQMVIDTVPAVINVKDKKLRYVLMNRYMAGIFGVEPSDAIGRTTAELMSRYGAEKTDEPDKRVLAVGKELGFYEEEYRDSSGQMRQWLVNKLPILDGAGEIENIVTVALDIGERKRVESEMRKAKDAAEGALRNLRETQNSLIEAEKLAALGRLVAGVAHEVNNPVGISLTVASALERKTSNFAAEVARGELRRSSLNDFLDTSRNASSQLVANLNRAAELIQSFKQVAADRNYSDQRTFDLGDLTEQVVMSLRPGLRKHNLTLNVECQPNLMMNSYPGPYGQVLTNLFLNSVAHAFPDGKPGTVDIQVRESGKDNVEVIFSDNGCGMSLDVRRRAFDPFFTTRRDQGGTGLGLHIVYSIVTTRLGGRLDLDSEPGGGTRIQMILPRTAPLEQAAE encoded by the coding sequence ATGACCGCTGAAACGCCGAATTCGACGCCGCCGCGATCGTTCTCGCTTTCGATCGGCCAACTGACCTTCGGCAGCTTCATGCTGGTGCTGGCGGTGATCATCATCACCTCGACCGCCAGCGTCATCGCCATCCGCCACATCGATTCGACCTTTGCCGAGTTGCAGCGGCTGCAGGCCGTCGGCGATCTCGCCGAAGATATCGACCGCCGCATGAACGAGTTGCGGCTGGCGGCGCGGGATTTCGTCACCGACCCCGGCAACCAGTCGCTCCAGGTCGGCGAGGCCGCGACCGCGCTCGGCGAGGTGCTGAAGAAGACCAGGCTGGAGCTTGCTCCCGAGCAGCAGGACATGATCGACGGCGTCACCGAGCGCCTGTCGACCTACCGCAGCGGGATCGAGCGGATTTCCGCGCTGATCAACCGCCGCGCCGAAATGATCGTGGCGCTTCCACCGCTGCGTGAGCAGTTCGACGCGGCGATTGCCGAGTCCACCGATCTTCATCTGGCGGCGAGCCTGTCCCAGACCCAGAGCCGCATCGCCTCGGCGCTATTGGCGCATAACCCCTCCGCGGCCGAACAGGCGGCGGAGAGCATGCGCTCGATGACGATCGCGGACCCGAAGCTGCGCGGCATTGTCGACGATTATGCGCTGGCGATCGCCAACATATCGATCCGCGAACGGCAGATATCCGACATCGACCGGGAAGTGCTGGGTGCCGAGGGCCGCCTGATCCAGCGCGTGACGGAACTATTGCGCGACGTCAGCGAGCGGCGGGGGCGTGTCCTCTCCCGCGATTTCGCCAGGACGCTGAGCGAGGCGAAGTGGCAGAGCATCGTGCTCGGCACCGCCGGCGTCCTGATCGGGCTGTTCGCCTCGCTGCTGGTGGTTCGCCGCACCGTCCGCCCGCTGGCCGCGATTGCTGGCTCGATCCGCGCGGTCGCCGGCGGCGAAAAGAACGCCTCGATCCCGGCGACAGACGTCGACAACGAGATCGGCGACATCGCCCGGGCCGCCGAAGTATTCCGGCAGACGCTGGTCGATGCCGATGCGGCGCGCGAGGCGGCGGTGCGCGCGCTCGCCGAGCAGCGGCTTGCGGAGGAGAGCTACCGCAAGCTGTTCGAATCCTCGGTCGACGGAATTTACGTCACGACGCCAAGCGGAGCGCTGCTGAATGCCAACCCGGCGCTGGCGCGGATGATGGGCTATGCCGCGCCGCAGGATCTGATGAGCGGCATCGGCGACATTGCGGAAGGTGTCTATGTCCATCCCGAGGCGCGGGCGGAATATGAGCGGCTGATGCAGCGCGACGGCATGGTGCGCGAATACGAATATCAGGTTCGCACGCGCACCGGCTCGGTGCTCTGGCTCTCCGACAGCGCGAGCGCCGTGCACAACGAGGCCGGCGTCATCATCCGCTACGAGGGAACGGTGCGCGACATCACCGACCAGAAGCGCGCCGAGGATGCGATCGCCGAAGGCCGCCGCTTGCTGCAAATGGTGATCGATACCGTACCCGCCGTCATCAACGTCAAGGACAAGAAGCTCCGCTATGTCCTGATGAACCGCTATATGGCCGGCATATTCGGCGTCGAGCCGAGCGATGCGATCGGACGTACCACGGCCGAACTGATGTCGCGCTACGGCGCGGAAAAGACCGACGAGCCCGACAAGCGGGTGCTGGCGGTCGGCAAGGAGCTCGGCTTCTACGAGGAGGAATACCGCGATTCCTCCGGCCAGATGCGGCAATGGCTGGTCAACAAGCTGCCGATCCTGGATGGGGCCGGCGAGATCGAGAACATCGTGACGGTCGCGCTGGACATCGGCGAGCGCAAGCGCGTTGAGTCCGAGATGCGCAAGGCCAAGGATGCGGCCGAAGGGGCGCTGCGTAACCTGCGCGAGACGCAGAATTCGCTGATCGAGGCGGAAAAGCTCGCGGCATTGGGTCGGCTGGTGGCCGGCGTCGCCCACGAGGTCAACAATCCCGTCGGCATCAGCCTGACGGTCGCGTCCGCGCTGGAACGCAAGACGTCGAACTTCGCGGCCGAGGTTGCCCGTGGCGAACTGCGGCGCTCCAGCCTGAACGATTTTCTCGACACCAGCCGTAACGCATCGTCACAGCTCGTCGCCAATCTCAATCGCGCCGCCGAGCTGATCCAGTCATTCAAGCAGGTTGCCGCCGATCGTAACTATTCGGACCAGCGCACCTTCGATCTCGGCGATCTCACCGAGCAGGTGGTGATGAGCCTGCGTCCGGGCCTGCGCAAACACAATCTGACGCTCAATGTCGAGTGTCAGCCCAATCTGATGATGAACAGCTATCCTGGGCCGTACGGACAGGTGCTCACCAACCTGTTCCTCAATTCGGTGGCGCATGCGTTTCCGGACGGCAAGCCCGGCACAGTCGACATCCAGGTGCGCGAGTCCGGCAAGGACAATGTCGAGGTGATCTTTTCCGACAATGGATGCGGCATGAGCCTCGACGTCCGCCGCCGCGCCTTCGATCCATTCTTCACCACACGCCGCGATCAGGGCGGCACCGGGCTTGGCCTGCACATCGTCTACAGCATCGTGACGACGCGGCTCGGCGGTCGGCTCGATCTTGATTCCGAACCGGGCGGCGGCACCCGTATCCAGATGATCCTGCCGCGCACCGCGCCGCTGGAGCAGGCGGCGGAGTAG
- a CDS encoding GrlR family regulatory protein: protein MKNGLYSIHVTLLDGRIGKGSGVILFRDGQILGGDAYLFYTGSYTVKGDTFKGEVLVQRHTTPRDNDNPLFGGPNPVGIGVSGTFSDTRATMNGTALVGKASQIFGATLHKLADIN, encoded by the coding sequence ATGAAGAACGGGCTGTATTCGATCCACGTCACCCTGCTGGATGGGCGCATCGGCAAGGGCAGTGGCGTTATTCTGTTCCGGGATGGCCAGATTCTCGGCGGCGACGCCTATCTATTTTATACCGGCAGCTACACCGTGAAGGGCGATACCTTCAAAGGCGAGGTGCTGGTGCAGCGTCACACTACCCCGCGCGACAACGACAATCCGCTGTTCGGCGGACCCAATCCGGTCGGCATCGGCGTATCCGGCACCTTCAGCGACACCCGCGCTACCATGAATGGAACCGCGCTCGTCGGCAAAGCCAGCCAGATTTTCGGCGCCACGCTGCACAAGCTGGCGGATATCAACTAG
- a CDS encoding VOC family protein, translating into MPTVIWDHVHLRSPDPEATATWLQDILGGEIIRAPGRIDVKLGGANVFIAPVTAGDGVNSPPVTPYQGLDHFGLTVKDIDAVAAEIKAKGVEFTKEPTTIRPGVRICFIRGPQGISIELLERDKKYA; encoded by the coding sequence ATGCCGACCGTTATCTGGGACCATGTTCATTTGCGCAGTCCTGACCCCGAGGCGACCGCCACATGGCTGCAAGATATTCTCGGCGGCGAGATCATTCGCGCGCCGGGGCGGATCGACGTCAAGCTCGGCGGCGCCAATGTCTTCATCGCACCCGTCACCGCCGGCGATGGCGTCAACAGCCCACCAGTGACGCCCTATCAGGGGCTCGATCATTTCGGACTGACGGTAAAGGACATCGACGCGGTCGCCGCCGAGATCAAGGCCAAGGGCGTCGAGTTCACGAAGGAACCAACCACCATCCGGCCCGGCGTCCGCATCTGCTTCATCCGCGGGCCGCAGGGCATTTCGATCGAGCTGCTCGAGCGCGACAAGAAATATGCGTGA